The proteins below come from a single Rosa rugosa chromosome 2, drRosRugo1.1, whole genome shotgun sequence genomic window:
- the LOC133733794 gene encoding dof zinc finger protein DOF3.2-like: MDPSSGQQNQEMQAHNSLDMLVCSKSQQQTDQRKPRPQPEQALKCPRCDSTNTKFCYYNNYSLTQPRYFCKSCRRYWTKGGTLRNVPVGGGCRKNKRSSSKRSSQDPQQPLTPNSNPLLPSLSYDSNDLSLAFARLQRSCGQLGYDDHLSMLGNPTTNSHSDILSNGSSASASPGFLDALRTGFLETHNSNSFQNNLYYGFGSSGGNTMVGEAEMDNGVCGEMGLHPYEELSNVATTTAVTVTTMKQELSRDTETNNNRVLWGFPWQMNNGDHHNLNMGGGGGGGGAHHEYDNSGRESWNGLANPSWHGLLPLV; the protein is encoded by the exons ATGGATCCTTCAAGTGGACAACAAAACCAG GAAATGCAAGCTCATAATTCCCTAGACATGTTGGTTTGCTCAAAATCCCAGCAGCAAACAGACCAGAGAAAACCAAGGCCACAGCCAGAACAAGCCCTCAAGTGCCCAAGATGTGACTCCACCAACACCAAGTTCTGCTACTACAACAACTACAGCCTCACCCAGCCCAGGTACTTCTGCAAGTCCTGCAGGAGGTACTGGACCAAAGGCGGCACACTGCGGAACGTTCCGGTGGGCGGTGGCTGCCGCAAGAACAAGAGATCCTCATCGAAGCGATCGTCGCAAGACCCTCAACAACCACTCACTCCCAACTCCAACCCGCTCCTCCCGTCGCTCTCCTACGACTCCAATGACCTCAGTCTTGCCTTTGCTAGGCTCCAGAGGTCATGTGGGCAGTTGGGTTATGATGATCACCTATCCATGTTAGGAAACCCAACCACCAATTCCCACAGCGACATTTTGTCGAACGGTTCATCTGCATCAGCATCGCCAGGGTTTCTGGATGCTCTCCGGACCGGGTTTCTCGAAACCCACAACAGCAACAGCTTCCAGAACAATTTGTATTATGGGTTTGGATCAAGTGGGGGGAACACCATGGTGGGTGAGGCGGAAATGGACAATGGGGTTTGCGGAGAAATGGGGCTGCACCCTTATGAGGAATTGAGCAATGTAGCAACCACAACAGCTGTGACGGTCACAACAATGAAGCAAGAGCTGAGCAGAGATACTGAGACCAACAACAACAGAGTTTTGTGGGGGTTTCCATGGCAGATGAACAATGGAGATCATCACAACTTGAAcatgggtggtggtggtggtggtggtggtgctcATCATGAGTATGATAACTCAGGAAGAGAGAGCTGGAATGGACTTGCAAATCCATCTTGGCATGGACTTCTTCCCCTAGTTTAA
- the LOC133730472 gene encoding pentatricopeptide repeat-containing protein At1g63330-like, translated as MLKMVMMMRCSSEGGTPFRHFTPAVDNYLALLHSQTSEPIDSRTNQVAQLVRERDSPPEIANVVDARKVYDEMLQSRPLPSIIRFPQILGQLVKLKHYWEAITLYKQMRLMRISPDVYSLSIIMNCYSRLNRIGFSLSVLAQVFKFGLEPNVTTFTTLINGFLIQNKVAEAAATFSKMVEAGIQPNVVAFGTLIKGLCFKGNNVAAIQLLRKMEQGPCKPDVVVYNTIIDSLLKDALIMDALNLFSEMVRRGITPTVITYNSLINETCKVGRWKEATRLLNEMVSQNIFPDVRTFNVLVDALCKEGMVEQAESVIQMMIQRDRITYNSLMNVYCLRGEMDKAKEVFDLMISKAFMVDVRSYNILINRYCKQKQIDEATKLFQEMSRNGLVPDTVTYTTLIDGFCKVRRIQAAKKLFSNMQALGRQLPNVQTYAVLLNGLCRNQQLPMAIELVREMEGRKIEPDIVIYSILIQGFCIAGEVESARDLFCSLSPKRLQPDVWAYNKLINGLCHGGLISEAEKLLKEMEEKGSHPDSYTYNTIIRGLINNNETLRAMELIQQMVERGFSADASTVELIVGLLSKDKVDPALLPSLKSSFLSVLAQFFKSGLEPNVTTFTTLINGFLLQNKVAEAAAIFSKNGGGRKMEEGPCKPDVVVYSTIIDTLCKDALIMEALNLFSEMISRGIDPDVITYNSLIDGACKSRNIFPNVLTFGVLVDALCKKGRVLEAESVIQRDIEPDTITYNSLMDGYCLRGEMDKAKVVFDRMVINGFMVDVYSYNIMINGYCKHKKIDEAANLFQEMSHNGVVPNAVSYNTLMDGFCKVGRIQGAKKLFSDMQARGGLPNVRTYAVLLDGLSGEFESARDLFFGLTSKRLQPNMRMYNTMISGFCYGGLLSEAEKLLKEMEEKGYPPDGCTCNIIIRGLINKNETLQAMELVQQMVEKGFSADASTVELIVGLLSIEKVDPALLPLLKSSL; from the exons ATgctgaagatggtgatgatgatgcgCTGCAGCAGCGAAGGAGGTACGCCTTTTCGTCATTTTACTCCTGCCGTCGACAATTACTTGGCCTTGTTACACTCTCAAACCTCTGAACCAATCGATTCCAGAACCAACCAAGTAGCCCAGCTtgttagagagagagactcACCACCCGAAATCGCTAATGTTGTAGATGCCCGGAAGGTCTACGATGAAATGCTTCAAAGCCGTCCTCTGCCCTCGATTATCCGTTTCCCTCAAATCTTGGGTCAACTCGTGAAATTGAAGCATTATTGGGAAGCCATCACTTTGTACAAACAAATGCGTCTGATGCGAATTAGTCCTGATGTTTATTCTCTAAGTATAATCATGAACTGCTATTCTCGTTTGAACCGAATTGGGTTCAGTTTATCTGTCTTGGCTCAAGTCTTCAAGTTTGGTCTCGAACCAAATgtcaccaccttcaccaccctAATCAACGGCTTTCTTATTCAGAATAAAGTAGCTGAAGCAGCAGCAACTTTCAGCAAAATGGTGGAGGCAGGTATTCAGCCCAATGTGGTCGCGTTCGGCACATTGATAAAGGGCTTGTGCTTCAAGGGTAACAATGTTGCAGCTATTCAATTACTCAGAAAGATGGAACAAGGACCTTGTAAGCCTGATGTAGTCGTCTATAACACCATCATTGACAGTCTCTTAAAGGATGCACTAATTATGGACGCGTTGAACCTTTTCTCAGAAATGGTAAGAAGGGGTATCACCCCAACCGTCATTACTTACAActctttgattaatgaaacttgCAAAGTAGGTAGGTGGAAAGAAGCTACAAGACTGTTGAATGAAATGGTGAGTCAAAATATCTTTCCAGATGTGCGCACCTTCAATGTCTTGGTTGATGCACTTTGTAAGGAAGGGATGGTGGAGCAAGCAGAAAGTGTGATTCAGATGATGATTCAAAGAGATAGAATCACTTACAATTCGCTTATGAATGTTTACTGTTTGCGAGGAGAAATGGACAAGGCAAAAGAAGTCTTTGATCTGATGATTAGCAAGGCCTTCATGGTTGATGTTCGCAGTTATAACATATTGATAAac agat ATTGTAAGCAGAAACAGATTGATGAGGCAACAAAGCTTTTTCAGGAAATGTCTCGTAACGGACTGGTTCCAGATACCGTTACTTATACCACTCTTATCGATGGTTTCTGCAAAGTGAGGAGGATACAAGCAGCAAAGAAGTTGTTCTCTAATATGCAAGCTCTGGGGCGCCAACTTCCAAATGTTCAGACTTATGCAGTTTTACTGAATGGCCTATGTAGAAACCAACAACTTCCAATGGCAATTGAATTGGTTAGAGAGATGGAAGGCAGAAAGATAGAGCCAGATATTGTAATCTACAGTATTCTAATCCAGGGTTTCTGCATAGCGGGAGAAGTTGAATCTGCAAGAGATCTCTTCTGTAGTTTATCACCAAAACGACTTCAACCTGATGTCTGGGCATACAACAAATTGATTAACGGACTTTGTCATGGAGGCCTAATCAGTGAAGCAGAAAAGTTGCTAAAAGAAATGGAAGAGAAAGGCAGTCATCCAGACAGTTACACTTATAACACAATTATACGAGGGTTGATCAATAACAATGAGACACTGCGGGCAATGGAACTTATTCAACAAATGGTGGAGAGGGGTTTCTCTGCAGATGCATCAACTGTGGAATTGATAGTTGGCCTATTGTCTAAAGATAAAGTAGATCCTGCTTTATTGCCTTCGTTAAAAAGTTCCTT TTTATCTGTCTTGGCTCAATTCTTCAAATCTGGTCTTGAACCAAATGtcaccaccttcaccactcTAATCAACGGCTTTCTTCTTCAGAATAAAGTGGCTGAAGCAGCAGCAATTTTCAGCAAAAATGGTGGAGGCAG GAAGATGGAAGAAGGACCTTGCAAGCCTGATGTAGTTGTCTATAGCACCATCATTGACACTCTTTGTAAGGATGCACTAATTATGGAAGCATTGAACCTCTTCTCAGAAATGATTAGCAGAGGCATAGACCCAGATGTCATTACCTATAACTCTTTGATTGATGGAGCTTGCAAAAGTAG GAATATATTTCCAAATGTGCTCACCTTCGGTGTCTTGGTTGATGCACTTTGCAAGAAGGGGAGGGTTCTGGAGGCAGAAAGTGTGATTCAAAGAGATATTGAACCTGACACAATAACATACAATTCACTTATGGATGGTTACTGTTTGCGAGGAGAAATGGACAAGGCAAAAGTAGTCTTTGATCGGATGGTTATCAACGGCTTCATGGTTGATGTTTATAGTTATAACATAATGATAAATGGGTATTGCAAGCACAAAAAGATCGATGAGGCAGCGAATCTGTTTCAGGAAATGTCTCACAACGGAGTGGTTCCAAATGCTGTTTCTTATAACACTCTTATGGATGGTTTTTGCAAAGTGGGCAGGATACAAGGTGCAAAGAAGTTGTTCTCTGATATGCAAGCTCGTGGTGGACTTCCAAATGTTCGAACTTATGCTGTTTTACTGGATGGCCTAT CAGGAGAATTTGAATCTGCAAGAGATCTCTTCTTTGGTTTAACATCAAAACGACTCCAACCTAATATGAGGATGTATAATACTATGATTAGTGGATTTTGTTATGGAGGCCTATTAAGTGAAGCAGAAAAGTTGCTTAAGGAAATGGAAGAGAAAGGCTATCCTCCAGATGGTTGTACTTGTAACATAATTATTCGAGGATTGATTAATAAAAATGAGACACTGCAGGCAATGGAACTAGTTCAACAAATGGTGGAGAAGGGTTTCTCTGCAGATGCATCAACTGTGGAATTGATAGTTGGATTATTGTCTATAGAGAAAGTAGATCCTGCTTTGTTGCCATTGTTGAAAAGTTCATTATGA